From a region of the Vaginimicrobium propionicum genome:
- a CDS encoding mechanosensitive ion channel family protein has protein sequence MIPAQVTFHWPETIIEIVIIVALVISLRWVLRKVVRLTLTNSSKRSANRIAMIGAKATKFISGSSAPTTEFLKIQEDAQSRQGARSKTLATVLNSVIDVVLVVTAVFWLLRTVNVDITPALASAGIGGLAIGFGAQSLIKDVISGMFLILEDQLGVGDTVTIDGLTGTVLSMQLRITQLQDASGEIWYIRNGEIVKLGNITQGWSSVVVNIPLNIDEDPFKVINLLTAALEKTKADPELDKLLLDEPSVLGLTSFDSYIANYGVSLKCLGNQQWAVERAVRANALEALRQAGIETLATPVRSIGGDEQGK, from the coding sequence TTGATTCCCGCACAAGTCACTTTTCACTGGCCCGAAACCATTATCGAGATTGTGATAATCGTGGCGCTAGTTATTTCGCTGCGTTGGGTGCTGCGCAAAGTAGTACGGCTTACCCTAACGAATTCGTCGAAACGTTCTGCTAACAGAATCGCCATGATCGGCGCCAAAGCAACGAAATTTATTTCCGGCTCCTCCGCTCCAACTACTGAATTCTTGAAAATTCAAGAAGACGCCCAGTCTCGTCAAGGTGCAAGATCAAAAACCCTAGCCACAGTGCTAAATTCTGTTATTGATGTGGTGCTAGTAGTAACCGCAGTTTTTTGGTTGCTACGGACAGTAAACGTTGATATCACTCCGGCACTAGCTTCAGCAGGTATCGGTGGGTTAGCTATCGGTTTCGGCGCTCAATCGCTAATTAAAGACGTTATCTCCGGAATGTTTTTGATTTTGGAAGACCAACTCGGTGTGGGTGACACGGTCACTATTGACGGCCTAACCGGCACTGTGCTCAGTATGCAGCTAAGAATCACTCAACTTCAGGATGCTAGCGGCGAGATTTGGTATATCCGCAACGGGGAAATCGTCAAACTTGGCAATATCACCCAAGGTTGGTCATCTGTGGTGGTAAATATCCCGCTGAACATCGACGAAGACCCATTCAAGGTGATTAACCTGCTAACGGCTGCCCTAGAGAAAACCAAGGCAGACCCCGAGCTTGACAAGCTGCTATTAGATGAGCCATCCGTGCTTGGGTTAACAAGTTTCGACTCCTATATCGCTAATTATGGGGTGTCGCTTAAGTGTCTAGGCAATCAGCAATGGGCAGTTGAACGTGCTGTCAGAGCTAATGCGCTAGAAGCTTTACGCCAGGCAGGTATTGAGACGCTAGCCACTCCAGTGCGTTCCATCGGGGGTGACGAGCAAGGCAAGTGA
- a CDS encoding penicillin-binding transpeptidase domain-containing protein, with amino-acid sequence MIRFRLAVLTIVVALLLSGCGLFHAGGAQEFAEKVAAGLEESDLSGLGLTNQDIDEYQLVTAEMDDIHPEVSVAKVDYPSSSSAQATLNQSYKFENKTWSFTTIAQLTYSKDAKTWSLDWQPNLVHPELTNTSRLVHTRTPAKRAPIIDRNGEAIVEERPVYRVGIDKTKIASDQWQDDARKLAKIVGIDAEIYNANVQAAGPQAFVEAIIYRAGQVPQEVSDVAGALALEDTLPLTPTPTFSSGILGTVGQATAEEVEKSNGAIKAGDMVGKSGLQLVQDERLRGTPGHIVSLTARDNAEKNTSSMDAGEQNEPSLPLNLFSVAPVNAKPLKLTMDLAQQTKLENALANVDTTIATVVLDESGGIISAGVSPGGNGKPLATTGRYAPGSTMKVVSALALVRRGMSADSLVNCSRTATVNGREFTNYGGYPESKIGEITLTEALGESCNTAFINAEITSQELSEAAASLGIGMDYDSGFEAFYGEIPPTDDPVLAAANSFGQGHVSMNAMTMATESASVNAGHTVIAHLIADQVPEPKGKPLTAAEAAEVKKGMQGVLNGTTGWQYQGVLDGMKTGTAEFSVDGTMHYRRWVTGFRGDRAIAIMNPDSNANQPFLEIIRTVMEDS; translated from the coding sequence ATGATCCGATTTCGTCTGGCTGTGCTCACTATAGTAGTGGCTCTGCTGCTAAGTGGGTGCGGGCTGTTTCACGCCGGCGGTGCTCAGGAGTTTGCCGAAAAGGTGGCGGCTGGGCTTGAAGAATCTGATTTGTCAGGGCTGGGGTTAACCAACCAAGATATTGACGAATATCAACTTGTCACCGCCGAAATGGACGATATTCATCCCGAAGTCAGCGTCGCAAAAGTTGATTACCCATCCAGCTCTAGTGCCCAAGCCACACTTAACCAAAGCTATAAATTCGAAAACAAGACGTGGTCATTCACCACTATCGCCCAATTGACCTACAGCAAGGATGCGAAAACTTGGTCGCTTGACTGGCAACCGAATCTCGTCCACCCGGAGCTGACTAACACTTCTAGGTTGGTGCATACCCGTACACCCGCTAAACGCGCGCCCATTATCGACCGAAACGGCGAGGCGATTGTCGAAGAAAGACCGGTCTATCGGGTGGGTATCGATAAAACGAAGATTGCCTCTGACCAGTGGCAAGATGACGCCCGCAAGCTAGCAAAAATTGTGGGAATAGATGCTGAGATCTACAACGCCAATGTCCAAGCCGCTGGCCCGCAAGCCTTCGTCGAGGCGATTATTTATCGCGCGGGGCAAGTTCCTCAGGAAGTTAGCGACGTTGCGGGGGCTCTAGCTCTTGAAGACACACTGCCGCTGACCCCCACCCCTACCTTCTCCTCCGGCATCCTTGGCACCGTGGGTCAAGCTACTGCTGAGGAAGTCGAGAAATCTAATGGGGCGATTAAGGCCGGCGATATGGTCGGAAAATCTGGTTTGCAGCTAGTTCAAGACGAGCGTTTGCGCGGTACACCAGGGCACATCGTTAGCCTGACAGCTAGAGATAATGCTGAAAAAAATACGTCCAGTATGGATGCTGGCGAACAAAATGAACCTAGCCTGCCGCTCAATCTGTTTTCTGTAGCTCCCGTCAACGCTAAGCCCCTAAAATTAACGATGGATTTAGCCCAGCAAACAAAGTTAGAGAACGCGCTGGCTAATGTTGACACCACGATAGCCACAGTTGTTTTGGACGAGAGTGGCGGCATTATTTCTGCTGGCGTCTCTCCCGGTGGTAACGGTAAACCATTAGCCACCACCGGACGCTATGCTCCTGGCTCCACGATGAAAGTCGTATCTGCGTTGGCTTTGGTCAGACGCGGCATGAGTGCGGATTCTTTAGTGAACTGTTCAAGAACTGCCACCGTTAATGGGCGAGAATTCACTAATTACGGAGGCTACCCGGAGTCTAAAATAGGCGAAATCACCTTGACTGAAGCGTTAGGCGAAAGCTGTAATACGGCTTTTATCAACGCCGAAATAACTTCGCAAGAGCTGTCCGAGGCTGCAGCCAGCTTAGGTATCGGCATGGATTATGATTCTGGCTTTGAAGCGTTTTACGGTGAAATTCCCCCAACTGATGACCCGGTATTAGCGGCGGCAAACTCTTTTGGTCAAGGCCACGTGTCGATGAATGCTATGACAATGGCCACTGAGTCCGCGTCCGTAAACGCTGGTCACACGGTGATCGCCCATTTGATCGCTGACCAGGTGCCAGAGCCTAAAGGTAAACCACTAACAGCGGCAGAAGCTGCTGAAGTTAAAAAAGGTATGCAAGGGGTGCTGAATGGCACAACCGGCTGGCAATACCAAGGAGTGCTGGATGGAATGAAGACCGGCACAGCCGAATTTAGCGTTGATGGCACCATGCACTACCGTCGGTGGGTAACCGGGTTTAGGGGTGATCGGGCGATTGCCATAATGAACCCCGACTCAAATGCCAACCAACCTTTTCTCGAAATCATCAGAACCGTTATGGAGGACAGTTAA
- a CDS encoding ABC transporter substrate-binding protein: MTDSTPKIAVLRLIGLSLGLTLILSGCSTTAGTPIGEAAQDKTLTMVWWGNANEEAALHAELDNIVQLGGPQVNVEVIGVTPNENDISRRLKDGNRPDIVRTGNPQQFEKDSVDLHLDDGFWPQTELARRRGGKDGNDMAAPYDVTMTTTWINQDAFAKAGVQAASPSLPWTSWGQLLHDADIVRQHAGIKFALAIEDDPQTIISVASSFGADAFAKDQKTVSWAKEPVKQSLEMIKNGVGAGLIAEEPFKKTTSAKEIFDSGQAAVYVGPGRLIGNQSAKLVANPCEQRCGGLPSVSYLVAFSDGGKDVVEKLTTLAADTRRAEATGELPAHLVLDPDTVRPRIAELASSSKELLLSGMSPAMARLDSRFTECLTPYLDAKTTSDEVTKEMRQALESAGNSN, translated from the coding sequence ATGACGGATTCCACGCCGAAGATTGCAGTGCTAAGGCTTATCGGCCTAAGCCTAGGTCTTACACTCATCCTTTCTGGTTGCTCAACCACGGCGGGCACACCTATTGGTGAAGCGGCGCAGGATAAAACGTTGACGATGGTTTGGTGGGGTAATGCGAATGAAGAAGCAGCTCTGCACGCGGAATTGGACAATATAGTTCAATTAGGTGGGCCGCAGGTTAACGTCGAGGTAATCGGCGTAACCCCTAACGAAAACGATATTTCTAGACGTCTAAAGGACGGCAACCGTCCCGATATTGTGCGCACTGGCAACCCTCAACAATTCGAAAAAGACAGCGTTGACCTTCATCTGGATGACGGTTTTTGGCCACAAACCGAGTTAGCCCGCCGTCGTGGCGGCAAAGACGGTAATGATATGGCTGCCCCCTATGACGTGACAATGACTACGACCTGGATAAACCAAGATGCTTTTGCTAAAGCTGGGGTTCAAGCTGCCAGCCCTAGTTTGCCGTGGACATCTTGGGGGCAATTGCTCCACGACGCGGATATCGTCAGGCAACACGCAGGTATAAAATTCGCCCTCGCGATCGAAGATGATCCGCAAACAATAATCTCTGTGGCCTCATCCTTTGGCGCCGACGCTTTCGCTAAAGACCAGAAGACGGTCTCCTGGGCTAAAGAGCCAGTCAAACAGTCTTTAGAGATGATTAAGAATGGGGTTGGGGCTGGGTTAATAGCTGAGGAACCGTTCAAAAAGACCACGAGCGCAAAAGAAATTTTCGATTCTGGCCAGGCTGCCGTTTACGTGGGGCCTGGGCGTTTGATCGGCAATCAGTCAGCAAAATTGGTAGCCAACCCCTGTGAACAAAGGTGCGGTGGGCTACCGTCGGTCAGCTATTTAGTGGCTTTCAGCGATGGCGGTAAAGATGTGGTAGAGAAACTAACCACTTTGGCAGCAGACACTAGGCGAGCCGAGGCGACTGGTGAATTGCCAGCTCACTTGGTGCTTGATCCCGACACTGTTCGCCCCCGAATAGCGGAGCTGGCTAGCTCAAGCAAAGAATTACTTTTATCCGGCATGTCACCGGCCATGGCTAGGCTCGATAGTAGATTTACTGAATGTTTAACCCCATATTTAGACGCTAAAACCACCTCGGATGAAGTGACTAAAGAGATGAGACAAGCTCTAGAGAGCGCCGGCAACAGCAACTAA
- a CDS encoding rhodanese-like domain-containing protein has protein sequence MAFGDLFRPASKPEPTPGEIGLVDAMMAVSKGGVFIDVRAQRDYERGHIPGAKLVDLSQLQESPIDAIWANDPLAQTDKKIVVVSATTKHAAAIAHLLRDKGFDADYLAGGLIAWARDGQPLVSGPPRS, from the coding sequence ATGGCATTCGGTGATTTATTTCGTCCTGCGTCTAAACCTGAGCCCACTCCTGGCGAGATTGGTTTAGTGGATGCGATGATGGCGGTCTCTAAGGGTGGCGTTTTTATTGATGTGCGCGCCCAGAGGGACTACGAGCGTGGCCACATTCCCGGAGCCAAATTAGTTGATTTATCGCAATTACAGGAATCCCCGATTGATGCGATTTGGGCAAATGATCCACTTGCTCAAACGGATAAGAAAATTGTCGTTGTTTCGGCAACTACGAAACATGCGGCAGCTATCGCCCATTTGCTTAGGGACAAGGGGTTTGATGCCGATTATTTAGCTGGCGGGCTGATTGCGTGGGCACGTGATGGCCAGCCGTTAGTGTCTGGACCACCACGTAGTTAG
- the rpsF gene encoding 30S ribosomal protein S6 encodes MRKYEVMMIIDPMVDERQVPALIEKHLKVITAGGGTIDNVDLWGKRRLAYEINKKSEGIYAVIDVTVEPEHIAELDRLMAIDEQIMRTKVMRLAK; translated from the coding sequence ATGCGCAAGTACGAAGTCATGATGATCATTGATCCCATGGTTGATGAGCGCCAGGTTCCGGCTCTCATCGAAAAGCATCTCAAAGTCATTACTGCCGGTGGTGGCACTATCGACAATGTTGATCTTTGGGGCAAGCGTCGTCTGGCCTATGAAATAAACAAGAAATCAGAAGGCATTTACGCAGTTATAGACGTTACGGTCGAGCCCGAGCATATTGCTGAGCTAGATCGTTTGATGGCTATTGACGAACAGATCATGCGCACCAAGGTCATGCGCTTGGCGAAATAA
- a CDS encoding single-stranded DNA-binding protein, whose protein sequence is MAGETNITFVGNLTADPEIRFTPSGAAVVNFTVASTPRSFDRNTNEWRDGETLFMGCSIWRQAAENVADSLTKGTRVIVTGRLKSRSWEDREGHRRTVFEIDVDEVGPSLRFATAKVTKTPFSGGNSGNFNNQGWQQAPGQGRPDQQQGQWQSSQEPSDNRGGDDPWGQAQSSEPPF, encoded by the coding sequence ATGGCTGGCGAAACCAATATCACGTTCGTAGGGAATTTGACTGCAGACCCTGAGATCAGGTTCACCCCATCGGGTGCAGCAGTGGTCAACTTTACTGTGGCCTCTACGCCGCGCTCTTTTGACCGCAACACTAACGAGTGGCGGGACGGCGAAACGCTGTTTATGGGGTGTTCTATTTGGCGTCAAGCTGCTGAAAATGTAGCTGATTCGCTGACCAAGGGCACTAGGGTTATCGTCACCGGGCGCCTAAAGTCGCGTTCCTGGGAGGATCGTGAAGGTCATCGTCGCACCGTCTTTGAAATTGACGTTGACGAGGTCGGCCCATCGCTGCGTTTTGCGACTGCGAAAGTCACTAAGACGCCTTTTAGCGGGGGTAACTCTGGCAACTTTAATAACCAAGGTTGGCAGCAAGCTCCTGGCCAAGGTCGTCCTGACCAGCAACAAGGGCAGTGGCAATCCAGCCAAGAGCCCAGTGACAACCGTGGTGGCGATGATCCTTGGGGTCAAGCTCAGAGCAGCGAGCCACCATTCTGA
- the rpsR gene encoding 30S ribosomal protein S18, whose amino-acid sequence MAGSHRKPVSKKKIIPIKRTYIGDVDYKDLALLRKFISERGKIRARRVTGLSVQDQRKIAIAVKNARELALLPYTSSNR is encoded by the coding sequence ATGGCAGGTTCACATCGCAAACCTGTAAGCAAGAAAAAAATTATTCCTATTAAAAGGACGTATATCGGCGACGTTGACTACAAAGACCTCGCCCTGTTACGCAAATTCATTTCTGAGCGCGGCAAGATTCGTGCTCGCCGCGTGACTGGTTTATCCGTCCAGGATCAGCGCAAGATCGCTATCGCCGTCAAGAACGCCCGCGAGCTAGCGCTACTTCCGTACACGTCCAGCAATCGATAG
- the rplI gene encoding 50S ribosomal protein L9, whose translation MKLILVAPVERLGAPGDVVEVKDGYGRNYLLPKGLAIAYNRGTAKQIEGIQRARAARSIRDNEHAQEVRSQLEELQIELAARADDQGKLYGSVTPKTLAQSIKKAGGPDLDKRSLSVAKPIKSTGKHVVTVKLTDAVSAHVSVNIVSA comes from the coding sequence ATGAAACTCATTCTTGTAGCACCTGTTGAACGATTGGGCGCCCCTGGTGACGTAGTAGAGGTTAAGGACGGCTATGGCCGCAACTATCTGCTGCCAAAAGGCCTAGCCATCGCCTATAACCGTGGCACTGCGAAGCAGATTGAGGGTATTCAGCGCGCGCGTGCAGCACGTAGCATTCGTGACAACGAGCATGCCCAAGAGGTGCGCAGCCAGCTTGAAGAATTGCAAATTGAGCTTGCTGCCCGTGCCGACGATCAGGGCAAACTCTATGGCTCGGTTACTCCCAAGACTCTTGCTCAGTCGATTAAAAAAGCCGGTGGCCCAGACCTAGACAAGCGCTCTCTTTCCGTGGCAAAGCCCATAAAGAGCACCGGCAAGCATGTCGTCACTGTTAAATTGACGGACGCTGTTTCCGCGCATGTCAGCGTGAACATAGTGTCTGCCTAG
- a CDS encoding PEP/pyruvate-binding domain-containing protein has protein sequence MTYGRSSTGIAGLDEMLDGLRAGDCVVWQVEDLELATEIFAPFVQHSLTSSTPVCYLRFGTNEPLIASGAEIIDLDPRVGFEGFTSALNRVIVSHGSRVAYIFDPLSELVTAWRSDLAAANFFRVTVPYLFQANAISYVPMIAGAHTFATRTTISDCAQVLVDVQRVLGEPIFHPLKAWLRDFKSGFYRISGHQVEDLKIAAGDSPKDYWQQVSERGYAALTSGDDAEVTKVRHELIDMMLSRGGKLEDFCRRFMSLPDLLELASREIGTGFIGGKSVGMLVARAILEADEKDRFTKHLEPHDSYFLGSDLFFLYIIANGWWPLWAEQKTPTGYFTVGAQLHERLLDGKFPPQVRSRFIKMLEYYGQAPIIVRSSSLLEDNFGNAFAGKYDSVFCTNQGDIATRLREFENAVRTVYASIMAPDALAYRRNRGLDKSNEQMAILIQRVSGCLHGDYFFPHAAGVGNSSNIYVWDARLNPEAGLLRLVFGLGTRAVDRTLSDYPRLVALDEPTLPVDVRDPSSHSQRYVDVLSLAKGDLVTVPLVDLVDTDIGADWSLFASPDHQTITRFRQAGRKLAKTPKLLDFNKLLTTTDFAETMRAILTKLQAAYDYPVDIEYTVNIDTDGNPKINIVQCRPLQTSGLGSRISMPTQVFAEKLLISQHGNFMGGNVCQQIKYVILVRAKEYLSLSQQDRYGVARAIGRLNQRLKGVPFMVAGPGRWGTTTPSLGVPAHFTEISNAAVLAEFTYPQGNFRPELSQGSHFFQEIVEQGTFYLALFAQRKDVIFNTEMLTSRPNELTKIVPELAGLAEVLHVVSFEDLTLYSDVTTQQVICCRPGH, from the coding sequence ATGACTTATGGTCGCTCGAGCACCGGCATTGCCGGTTTGGACGAAATGCTGGACGGTCTGCGGGCGGGCGATTGCGTGGTTTGGCAAGTTGAAGATCTTGAACTCGCGACTGAGATTTTCGCACCCTTTGTTCAGCATTCGCTAACTAGCTCAACTCCGGTCTGCTATTTGCGATTTGGCACCAATGAGCCGTTGATCGCTTCTGGAGCAGAAATCATTGATCTTGACCCACGTGTGGGTTTCGAAGGTTTTACATCCGCCCTAAATCGGGTAATTGTTAGCCACGGCTCTAGGGTTGCCTATATTTTTGACCCGCTGTCTGAGCTTGTTACTGCTTGGCGTTCAGATTTAGCGGCAGCTAATTTTTTCCGCGTCACTGTCCCTTATCTTTTTCAAGCCAATGCGATCAGTTATGTGCCCATGATTGCTGGCGCTCACACCTTTGCAACTAGAACAACCATCTCGGATTGTGCTCAAGTGCTGGTGGATGTTCAACGCGTTTTAGGTGAACCAATTTTTCATCCCCTTAAAGCCTGGCTTCGGGACTTTAAGAGCGGCTTTTATCGAATATCTGGTCACCAAGTTGAAGATCTTAAAATAGCTGCTGGTGATAGTCCTAAGGATTATTGGCAGCAGGTTTCTGAGCGCGGCTATGCGGCGTTAACAAGCGGAGATGACGCCGAAGTCACTAAGGTGCGGCATGAATTGATAGATATGATGCTCAGCCGTGGCGGTAAATTAGAGGATTTTTGTCGTCGTTTCATGTCCTTGCCTGATCTGTTGGAATTAGCTTCGCGCGAAATTGGCACTGGATTCATTGGTGGCAAATCAGTCGGCATGCTGGTTGCTCGAGCGATTCTAGAAGCCGATGAAAAAGATCGTTTTACTAAACATCTGGAGCCACATGACTCATATTTCTTAGGCTCTGATCTATTTTTTCTTTATATCATCGCTAACGGTTGGTGGCCGCTTTGGGCTGAGCAGAAAACTCCGACCGGCTATTTCACTGTTGGCGCGCAACTTCACGAAAGATTGTTGGACGGCAAGTTTCCGCCCCAGGTGCGTTCACGATTTATCAAAATGCTCGAATATTATGGCCAAGCGCCGATAATTGTGCGTTCTAGTTCACTGCTAGAAGATAACTTTGGTAATGCTTTCGCTGGTAAATATGATTCGGTATTCTGCACGAATCAAGGTGATATAGCCACCAGGCTGCGAGAATTCGAGAATGCAGTGCGCACCGTCTACGCATCGATTATGGCGCCAGACGCGTTGGCCTACCGCCGTAATCGCGGACTAGATAAATCTAATGAGCAGATGGCTATCCTTATCCAACGTGTTTCTGGTTGCCTGCACGGTGATTACTTTTTCCCGCACGCTGCCGGTGTCGGTAATTCCAGCAATATCTACGTTTGGGATGCCCGCCTCAACCCCGAGGCAGGCCTGTTGCGGCTGGTTTTTGGGTTAGGCACTCGCGCTGTTGACCGCACACTGTCTGATTATCCTCGGTTAGTGGCATTAGATGAACCTACCCTGCCAGTTGATGTGCGCGACCCTTCCAGCCATTCTCAACGCTATGTTGATGTTCTTTCGCTAGCCAAAGGTGATTTGGTGACTGTTCCGCTAGTCGATTTGGTGGACACAGATATTGGCGCTGATTGGTCATTATTTGCCTCACCGGATCACCAAACGATCACTAGATTCCGTCAGGCTGGACGTAAACTCGCCAAAACCCCAAAGCTGCTTGATTTCAATAAACTGCTCACCACAACGGATTTTGCCGAGACGATGCGGGCAATTTTGACGAAACTACAAGCGGCTTACGACTACCCGGTAGACATCGAATACACGGTCAATATCGACACTGACGGAAATCCAAAGATAAATATCGTCCAATGCCGTCCACTGCAAACCAGCGGTTTAGGTTCCAGAATTTCTATGCCAACCCAAGTGTTTGCTGAAAAGCTGCTAATCAGTCAGCATGGTAATTTCATGGGCGGCAATGTGTGCCAGCAAATTAAATATGTCATTTTGGTGCGCGCTAAAGAATATCTTTCTTTGTCACAGCAAGATCGTTATGGTGTCGCCCGTGCTATTGGACGCCTGAATCAGCGACTAAAAGGTGTGCCATTCATGGTTGCAGGTCCGGGAAGATGGGGTACCACTACGCCGTCTCTCGGAGTGCCGGCTCATTTCACGGAGATCTCCAATGCAGCAGTGCTGGCAGAATTCACCTATCCACAAGGCAATTTCCGTCCAGAGCTAAGTCAAGGTAGTCATTTCTTCCAAGAGATTGTCGAGCAAGGCACGTTCTATCTGGCGTTATTCGCTCAGCGAAAAGATGTCATTTTTAACACTGAAATGCTGACTAGCCGTCCTAATGAGCTGACCAAGATCGTCCCAGAATTAGCTGGCCTGGCTGAAGTGCTCCACGTCGTCTCATTCGAGGACTTGACCCTCTACTCTGACGTCACTACTCAACAAGTGATCTGCTGCAGGCCTGGCCACTAA
- a CDS encoding L-ribulose-5-phosphate 4-epimerase has protein sequence MIEKVKVEVSQLHAELPRYGLVVWTAGNVSARVPGEDLMVIKPSGVSYDELTPDAMVVCDLDGNLVEGQRQPSSDTAAHAYVYRHMPEVGGVVHTHSDYATAWAAVRKPIPCVLTMMGDEFGGEIPVGPFALIGDDSIGRGIVETLRESRSPAVLMVNHGPFTIGKDARAAVKAAVMLEDVARTVAIAKQLGDPIQLAQGDIDHLYDRYQNVYGQK, from the coding sequence ATCATCGAAAAGGTCAAAGTTGAGGTCTCTCAGCTGCACGCCGAACTACCAAGATACGGACTTGTCGTCTGGACCGCCGGAAACGTGTCAGCCCGTGTTCCCGGTGAAGACTTGATGGTTATAAAACCCTCTGGGGTCTCATACGACGAATTGACCCCAGACGCAATGGTGGTCTGCGACTTAGATGGCAATCTGGTTGAAGGTCAACGTCAACCATCATCAGACACTGCTGCTCACGCCTATGTTTACCGTCATATGCCTGAGGTAGGCGGTGTAGTTCACACACATTCTGACTACGCGACCGCTTGGGCTGCTGTTCGCAAGCCGATCCCTTGCGTGCTGACAATGATGGGAGACGAATTTGGCGGGGAAATCCCAGTTGGCCCATTCGCTTTGATTGGGGACGACTCTATCGGGCGTGGAATAGTTGAGACATTACGTGAGAGCCGCTCACCAGCTGTTTTGATGGTTAACCATGGCCCGTTCACTATCGGCAAAGATGCTAGAGCCGCCGTAAAAGCAGCGGTCATGCTAGAAGATGTCGCACGAACAGTAGCTATTGCAAAACAGCTCGGTGACCCGATTCAACTAGCCCAAGGTGATATTGATCACCTTTACGACCGTTACCAGAACGTCTATGGCCAAAAGTAG